Proteins from one Chrysiogenes arsenatis DSM 11915 genomic window:
- a CDS encoding TolC family protein gives MLVKRSIISLLIPVLAVSSSVAFTLHEGFLRALENNTDLLVRKNNTVIIDRDIDAARALVRPRLDAIGRMQREELRDSGNSFSDYRRNTSHWELILTQPLYDGGDAQYERSLQESRRVSAEYYLREISNQTALRYVEAYLTVLQEQALLKLANDSWRVNKDIFEKVKRKVDSGHGTRLELERSLAKLNEATVNMTVQRKNFRESLVLLRDFVQTEVSADELVLPRFYAALPNSLDDALRIALLEHPSMKVSLNNISVALYEYRRDDKRMKPAIDLISRYRQGDEIPSVGSATDEFSVGIEVRYNIYRGGRDQALGEKGLRYVEEKKILLQQTEQQIENRLRLAWNTLEMGESNILSAKDFAFSKGQVLRTTLTEFDLGTVDLNSVLEAEEESVNAQKMVIRAEFEAVLAKYRVLEGTGALAATLVRDEGRFGGTVAGENVTEVSRFSEPSRDANLPVSDSQRGFSDSLNRFALDWSSGSSVPFGEPKSVGDTQQGGKSEGKTVPIEKVPLEHSCYTVTAQQLNHRAAPDRWSAVVGLFTFGEQVCGGKEDSGWVRIGDGWLRSRHLQPINEGYHNSSPEELITDSNKLMVSHARSKIKSSFTAPFVEQIGESHP, from the coding sequence ATGCTGGTAAAGCGTTCTATTATTTCGTTGTTGATTCCCGTTCTTGCGGTCTCCTCCTCAGTGGCGTTTACACTCCATGAGGGTTTTCTGCGTGCTCTTGAAAACAATACTGATCTGTTGGTGCGAAAAAATAATACCGTGATTATTGATCGCGATATTGATGCTGCGCGTGCTCTTGTTCGACCGCGTCTGGATGCTATCGGACGTATGCAACGAGAGGAGCTTAGAGATTCAGGAAATTCGTTCAGTGATTATCGTCGTAACACCTCTCATTGGGAATTGATTCTGACTCAGCCACTTTACGATGGCGGCGACGCCCAATATGAGCGGAGTTTACAGGAGAGTCGACGGGTATCAGCCGAGTATTATTTGCGAGAGATATCGAATCAGACAGCTTTGCGCTATGTTGAAGCATATCTAACGGTGTTGCAGGAACAAGCACTTTTGAAGCTTGCAAATGATTCGTGGCGTGTGAATAAAGATATTTTTGAAAAAGTAAAACGCAAGGTTGATTCCGGTCATGGTACGCGTTTAGAGCTGGAGCGATCGCTAGCAAAGCTGAACGAAGCGACTGTCAATATGACTGTTCAAAGGAAGAATTTTCGTGAGTCACTCGTACTGCTTCGTGATTTCGTGCAGACAGAGGTGAGTGCGGATGAGCTTGTTTTGCCCCGCTTCTATGCTGCATTGCCGAATTCGTTAGATGACGCGCTTCGTATTGCTCTTTTGGAACATCCCTCCATGAAGGTTTCGCTGAATAATATTAGTGTTGCTCTCTATGAATACCGTCGGGACGATAAGCGGATGAAACCTGCAATTGACCTGATTAGCCGTTATCGCCAAGGTGATGAAATACCTAGCGTAGGATCTGCTACCGATGAGTTCAGTGTGGGTATAGAGGTGCGCTATAATATTTACCGTGGTGGGCGTGATCAGGCGCTTGGTGAAAAGGGGCTCCGTTATGTGGAAGAGAAAAAAATCCTTTTGCAGCAAACTGAGCAGCAAATTGAAAATCGGTTGAGATTGGCGTGGAATACACTCGAAATGGGCGAAAGCAACATCCTCTCTGCCAAAGATTTTGCCTTCTCTAAAGGGCAAGTACTACGGACGACCCTCACTGAATTTGATCTTGGTACGGTTGACTTAAACTCCGTGCTTGAGGCGGAAGAAGAGAGTGTTAATGCTCAAAAGATGGTTATTCGAGCAGAATTTGAGGCTGTTTTGGCAAAATATCGCGTACTTGAAGGGACAGGGGCGCTTGCAGCCACATTAGTACGCGATGAAGGCCGTTTTGGTGGTACGGTTGCTGGTGAGAATGTGACCGAAGTTTCTCGATTTTCAGAGCCTTCGCGAGATGCCAACCTGCCGGTATCGGATTCCCAAAGGGGTTTTAGTGATTCTTTAAATAGGTTTGCTCTTGATTGGTCATCGGGATCATCTGTGCCTTTCGGTGAGCCGAAATCGGTTGGAGATACACAACAAGGTGGCAAAAGCGAGGGCAAAACCGTACCCATCGAAAAGGTGCCTCTCGAGCACTCCTGTTATACGGTCACGGCGCAGCAGCTCAATCATCGCGCAGCACCAGATCGCTGGAGTGCCGTTGTCGGGTTGTTTACTTTTGGTGAGCAGGTGTGCGGTGGGAAAGAGGATAGTGGATGGGTGAGGATTGGTGATGGGTGGCTTCGCTCTCGCCATTTACAACCGATTAATGAGGGGTATCATAATAGTTCCCCAGAAGAACTCATTACCGATTCAAACAAACTGATGGTTTCTCACGCACGCAGTAAAATCAAATCTTCCTTCACTGCGCCATTTGTTGAACAAATTGGCGAGAGCCATCCATGA
- a CDS encoding type I secretion system permease/ATPase, protein MKGHENTEFHEDILRKYKGDPVLDSLVIYCKLNGRPYTQESLVAGLPIEQGRNTPTLFSKKSSKSLFSRAAARAGFRTKIFKTKLREINPLLLPSILLLHGRHSDDDVAACVLLGFNDEMTHARVILPELPDVENTVALAELEQRYFGISILLKKEIQLEEKELGIQSVRENHWFWGAFKIVKEIYRDVIVASFLINIFVLATPLFTMNVYDRVVPNGAVDTLWVLSIGIGVVYVVDVLLKFLRSYFLETAGKKTDIIASSIIFERILDLRMSSLPNSIGSLANIVKEFESIRSFLTSSTVTLLIDLPFVVIFLWVIYYIGGSVVLVPITVIILILLYTHYARGKLNESIKESYGAGSAKNGVLIESLSSIETLKALGSLGYAQWKWEEATADIAEKSINTKVISASITTITSFLLQLNTVLIIILGVYMIIDMNLSMGGLIAVVIISSRTIAPMGQVASLLATWEHTKTSYKALDDLMNLPVEHPHGKKFIARPEYRGKIDFRGVSFTYPGSAKETLRNVSFTIEPGEKVAVLGKIGSGKSTIQKMLTALYYADEGAILIDGIDIKQLDPAELRKNIAYVAQEPLLFSGTIKENIIYRAPHSDDEDFLRVAEVSGVMDFVQRHPKGFDIPVGEKGSLLSGGQRQCVSIARSLLLDSPMVLLDEPTNQMDSSTEQLFINRMRTYLATKTMILVTHKTSLLALVDRIIVLDEGLVVMDGSRDEIIQKLRS, encoded by the coding sequence ATGAAAGGGCATGAAAACACAGAATTTCACGAGGATATTCTCCGGAAGTATAAAGGAGACCCGGTTCTCGATAGTTTAGTGATCTACTGCAAGCTTAATGGGCGGCCATACACGCAGGAGTCGTTGGTCGCGGGACTCCCAATAGAACAGGGGCGGAATACCCCGACATTATTTTCAAAAAAAAGTTCAAAATCGCTCTTTTCTCGTGCTGCTGCTCGGGCGGGATTTAGAACGAAAATATTCAAAACAAAATTGCGCGAAATAAATCCGTTGCTTCTTCCGTCTATTTTGCTGCTTCACGGCCGTCACTCTGATGATGATGTTGCGGCCTGTGTTTTGTTGGGGTTCAATGACGAAATGACCCATGCACGAGTTATACTCCCAGAGCTTCCAGATGTTGAAAACACGGTAGCGTTGGCCGAACTTGAGCAGCGCTACTTCGGCATTTCCATACTTCTCAAAAAAGAGATTCAATTAGAAGAAAAAGAGCTTGGCATTCAGAGTGTCCGTGAAAACCACTGGTTCTGGGGGGCATTTAAGATAGTCAAAGAAATCTATCGTGATGTCATAGTGGCATCATTTTTGATCAATATTTTTGTGCTCGCAACGCCGCTTTTTACTATGAATGTGTATGATCGAGTGGTACCGAACGGCGCAGTAGACACGCTTTGGGTTCTTTCGATCGGTATTGGCGTAGTATATGTGGTGGACGTGCTACTGAAGTTTCTCCGTTCGTATTTCCTAGAAACGGCGGGTAAAAAGACGGATATTATTGCGTCATCTATCATATTCGAGCGGATATTGGATTTGCGGATGTCCTCATTACCCAACTCGATTGGGTCGCTCGCGAATATAGTCAAAGAATTCGAAAGTATCCGTTCATTTCTTACCTCTTCAACGGTTACGTTGCTTATTGATCTCCCCTTCGTGGTTATCTTTTTGTGGGTGATCTACTACATTGGCGGCTCAGTAGTTTTGGTGCCAATTACAGTGATTATACTCATTCTCTTGTACACACATTATGCTCGTGGCAAACTCAATGAAAGTATCAAAGAGTCTTATGGTGCCGGTTCAGCGAAAAACGGTGTGTTGATCGAGAGCCTTTCTTCAATTGAAACACTGAAGGCTCTTGGCTCGCTTGGGTATGCGCAGTGGAAGTGGGAAGAGGCGACAGCAGATATTGCCGAAAAAAGCATCAATACGAAAGTTATCTCAGCATCTATCACAACAATAACGTCTTTTTTGCTTCAACTTAATACGGTACTGATTATAATTCTTGGCGTCTATATGATTATAGATATGAATTTATCCATGGGCGGGTTAATCGCTGTAGTTATTATTTCGTCACGCACGATTGCTCCTATGGGGCAGGTTGCGAGTTTGCTGGCTACGTGGGAGCACACGAAAACCTCGTACAAAGCTCTTGATGATCTGATGAATCTCCCTGTCGAGCATCCTCATGGGAAAAAATTCATTGCTCGCCCAGAGTACCGAGGAAAAATTGATTTTCGGGGAGTAAGTTTTACGTATCCGGGGAGTGCGAAAGAGACACTGCGAAATGTCTCTTTCACCATCGAGCCTGGCGAAAAAGTTGCCGTTCTTGGCAAGATAGGCTCAGGGAAATCAACTATTCAAAAAATGCTCACTGCGCTGTATTACGCTGATGAAGGGGCTATTTTGATTGATGGCATTGATATTAAACAACTTGACCCTGCCGAGTTGCGCAAAAATATTGCCTATGTAGCCCAAGAGCCACTGCTTTTTTCCGGAACTATCAAAGAAAATATTATTTATCGCGCGCCTCATTCTGATGACGAGGACTTTCTTCGTGTGGCTGAGGTAAGTGGCGTAATGGACTTTGTACAGCGCCATCCGAAAGGTTTCGATATTCCTGTTGGTGAAAAAGGATCCTTGCTTTCCGGTGGTCAGCGGCAATGCGTTTCTATTGCGCGTTCGTTGCTGCTTGATAGTCCAATGGTGCTTCTTGATGAGCCGACAAATCAGATGGACAGTTCAACGGAGCAACTCTTCATCAATCGGATGCGCACGTATCTTGCGACAAAAACTATGATTCTGGTCACACATAAAACATCGCTTCTGGCGCTTGTGGATCGGATTATTGTGTTGGACGAAGGGCTTGTCGTGATGGATGGCTCGCGAGACGAAATAATTCAAAAACTACGCAGCTGA